One Mugil cephalus isolate CIBA_MC_2020 chromosome 8, CIBA_Mcephalus_1.1, whole genome shotgun sequence genomic window carries:
- the tbx5b gene encoding T-box transcription factor TBX5b isoform X1, translating into MANGGDQFGLAERPDSDCMDSPKEAKQENLNFNLNSPASPQTASSQQVPACTEDEQNGMEGIKVFLHDRELWTKFDEVGTEMIITKAGRRMFPSYKVKVTGLNPKTKYILLMDIVPGDDHRYKFADNKWSVTGKAEPAMPGRLYVHPDSPATGAHWSRQLVSFQKLKLTNNHLDPFGHIILNSMHKYQPRLHIVKADENNGFGSKNTAFCTHVFSETAFIAVTSYQNHKITQLKIENNPFAKGFRGSDDNELHRMAKLQGKDYPVVPRSTVRQRACSAGSPFSGESRGLRGSLEAIASPFSCENGLNNGSPQELLNAPPSHYTLPHPHLQPGQPPQVYHCSKRKGEENCSSGNHQHPYKKAFAGTSPSQGESFYNPSSYPPPPPGLSNNPALGLTDSPYGSDMGQRQACMFAGSEPRMDELSCASWSYTCPLPAAMTPMEPYPPYTPHPPYSSSPQGSRLSAIAHQGSPPLGEHIAHDPYQSQTSGPPSQSSQNIHSRQLSSPLREYPRYTANLSPPLYHTLETHTHIRCGVPEWSAAS; encoded by the exons ATGGCAAACGGAGGGGACCAGTTCGGCCTTGCAGAGCGCCCGGACTCAGACTGCATGGATTCCCCAAAAGAGGCCAAACAGGAAAATCTCAACTTCAACTTAAACTCGCCAGCTTCTCCGCAGACGGCGTCCAGTCAGCAGGTACCCGCCTGTACTGAGGACGAGCAGAAT GGGATGGAAGGAATCAAAGTTTTCCTCCATGACAGGGAACTTTGGACGAAGTTTGACGAAGTGGGAACTGAAATGATCATCACCAAGGCTGGAAG GAGGATGTTCCCCAGTTACAAAGTGAAGGTCACAGGACTCAATCCAAAAACCAAGTACATACTCCTGATGGACATTGTGCCGGGGGATGACCATCGCTACAAATTCGCAGACAACAAATG GTCGGTAACGGGAAAGGCAGAGCCCGCGATGCCCGGAAGGCTCTACGTTCATCCGGACTCTCCAGCCACCGGTGCGCACTGGAGCCGTCAACTCGTGTCTTTCCAGAAGCTCAAACTCACTAACAACCACCTGGACCCTTTTGGACAC ATAATACTGAACTCCATGCACAAATACCAGCCTCGTCTCCATATAGTCAAGGCGGATGAGAACAACGGTTTCGGCTCAAAAAACACGGCCTTCTGCACCCACGTCTTCTCCGAGACGGCCTTCATCGCTGTGACATCCTATCAGAACCACAAG ATCACACAGCTGAAGATAGAGAACAATCCTTTTGCTAAGGGTTTCAGGGGCAGCGACGACAATGAGCTGCACCGTATGGCCAAGCTACAAGG tAAGGATTACCCGGTGGTCCCTCGCAGCACTGTCCGCCAGAGAGCTTGCTCCGCCGGGAGTCCCTTCAGCGGGGAGAGTCGAGGTCTGCGCGGCTCCCTCGAGGCCATCGCCTCCCCCTTCAGCTGTGAGAACGGCCTGAACAACGGCAGTCCGCAGGAGCTGCTGAATGCCCCGCCCTCGCACTACACCTTGCCTCATCCGCACCTGCAGCCTGGCCAACCGCCGCAGGTCTATCACTGCAGTAAACGAAAAG gGGAGGAAAACTGCTCTTCGGGAAACCACCAGCATCCGTACAAGAAAGCCTTCGCTGGTACTTCACCAAGTCAGGGGGAATCTTTCTATAACCCCTCCTCctacccccctcctcctccaggtctgtCCAATAATCCTGCCCTAGGTCTCACCGACTCCCCCTACGGCTCAGACATGGGACAGCGTCAGGCGTGCATGTTTGCCGGCTCAGAGCCCAGAATGGATGAACTCAGCTGTGCATCCTGGTCGTACACCTGCCCGCTCCCTGCTGCCATGACCCCTATGGAACCCTACCCACCTTataccccccaccctccctacAGCTCCAGCCCCCAGGGGTCCCGACTCAGCGCTATAGCCCACCAGGGCTCTCCGCCACTGGGAGAGCACATCGCCCACGACCCCTACCAGAGCCAGACCTCGGGACCTCCATCTCAGAGCTCCCAAAACATTCACAGCAGGCAGCTCAGCTCTCCTCTCAGAGAGTATCCTCGCTACACGGCCAATTTGTCCCCTCCTCTCTACCACACACtagagacgcacacacacatcagatgTGGAGTCCCAGAATGGAGCGCCGCCTCCTAA
- the tbx5b gene encoding T-box transcription factor TBX5b isoform X2 — MANGGDQFGLAERPDSDCMDSPKEAKQENLNFNLNSPASPQTASSQQGMEGIKVFLHDRELWTKFDEVGTEMIITKAGRRMFPSYKVKVTGLNPKTKYILLMDIVPGDDHRYKFADNKWSVTGKAEPAMPGRLYVHPDSPATGAHWSRQLVSFQKLKLTNNHLDPFGHIILNSMHKYQPRLHIVKADENNGFGSKNTAFCTHVFSETAFIAVTSYQNHKITQLKIENNPFAKGFRGSDDNELHRMAKLQGKDYPVVPRSTVRQRACSAGSPFSGESRGLRGSLEAIASPFSCENGLNNGSPQELLNAPPSHYTLPHPHLQPGQPPQVYHCSKRKGEENCSSGNHQHPYKKAFAGTSPSQGESFYNPSSYPPPPPGLSNNPALGLTDSPYGSDMGQRQACMFAGSEPRMDELSCASWSYTCPLPAAMTPMEPYPPYTPHPPYSSSPQGSRLSAIAHQGSPPLGEHIAHDPYQSQTSGPPSQSSQNIHSRQLSSPLREYPRYTANLSPPLYHTLETHTHIRCGVPEWSAAS; from the exons ATGGCAAACGGAGGGGACCAGTTCGGCCTTGCAGAGCGCCCGGACTCAGACTGCATGGATTCCCCAAAAGAGGCCAAACAGGAAAATCTCAACTTCAACTTAAACTCGCCAGCTTCTCCGCAGACGGCGTCCAGTCAGCAG GGGATGGAAGGAATCAAAGTTTTCCTCCATGACAGGGAACTTTGGACGAAGTTTGACGAAGTGGGAACTGAAATGATCATCACCAAGGCTGGAAG GAGGATGTTCCCCAGTTACAAAGTGAAGGTCACAGGACTCAATCCAAAAACCAAGTACATACTCCTGATGGACATTGTGCCGGGGGATGACCATCGCTACAAATTCGCAGACAACAAATG GTCGGTAACGGGAAAGGCAGAGCCCGCGATGCCCGGAAGGCTCTACGTTCATCCGGACTCTCCAGCCACCGGTGCGCACTGGAGCCGTCAACTCGTGTCTTTCCAGAAGCTCAAACTCACTAACAACCACCTGGACCCTTTTGGACAC ATAATACTGAACTCCATGCACAAATACCAGCCTCGTCTCCATATAGTCAAGGCGGATGAGAACAACGGTTTCGGCTCAAAAAACACGGCCTTCTGCACCCACGTCTTCTCCGAGACGGCCTTCATCGCTGTGACATCCTATCAGAACCACAAG ATCACACAGCTGAAGATAGAGAACAATCCTTTTGCTAAGGGTTTCAGGGGCAGCGACGACAATGAGCTGCACCGTATGGCCAAGCTACAAGG tAAGGATTACCCGGTGGTCCCTCGCAGCACTGTCCGCCAGAGAGCTTGCTCCGCCGGGAGTCCCTTCAGCGGGGAGAGTCGAGGTCTGCGCGGCTCCCTCGAGGCCATCGCCTCCCCCTTCAGCTGTGAGAACGGCCTGAACAACGGCAGTCCGCAGGAGCTGCTGAATGCCCCGCCCTCGCACTACACCTTGCCTCATCCGCACCTGCAGCCTGGCCAACCGCCGCAGGTCTATCACTGCAGTAAACGAAAAG gGGAGGAAAACTGCTCTTCGGGAAACCACCAGCATCCGTACAAGAAAGCCTTCGCTGGTACTTCACCAAGTCAGGGGGAATCTTTCTATAACCCCTCCTCctacccccctcctcctccaggtctgtCCAATAATCCTGCCCTAGGTCTCACCGACTCCCCCTACGGCTCAGACATGGGACAGCGTCAGGCGTGCATGTTTGCCGGCTCAGAGCCCAGAATGGATGAACTCAGCTGTGCATCCTGGTCGTACACCTGCCCGCTCCCTGCTGCCATGACCCCTATGGAACCCTACCCACCTTataccccccaccctccctacAGCTCCAGCCCCCAGGGGTCCCGACTCAGCGCTATAGCCCACCAGGGCTCTCCGCCACTGGGAGAGCACATCGCCCACGACCCCTACCAGAGCCAGACCTCGGGACCTCCATCTCAGAGCTCCCAAAACATTCACAGCAGGCAGCTCAGCTCTCCTCTCAGAGAGTATCCTCGCTACACGGCCAATTTGTCCCCTCCTCTCTACCACACACtagagacgcacacacacatcagatgTGGAGTCCCAGAATGGAGCGCCGCCTCCTAA